CTCCAGGGTATTCAAGAGGGTATTGCCATCCACAGAAAGGATCAGGGCGCATGAAAAACCTTCCTGATTCGGCAATTTGAGAAAATTCTCTCTTTTTAATTTCGACAAATCAGTTTCTGCCGTATCGTCCGATGCCCTGATGATGTTGTTTAAATTCGATAACAGCAAGTACCCCTTTTCGCCCTCGGACTGAACCAGATCCTGCTGCGCCCTCATGGTCACCACCAGGTCAGTCAGCAGCATCGCCAGCATCAGCAGTGCGGCGATTATAACGATAATATTCGTCTTTAATCCTCTTGCAAACACGGCCCGTCCATATGAAAACCCAATAAAATGATAAGCGCCTGATTTTCTGAAGTAAAATATGACTGAAACCCGCTTTCCAGTCAAGTTAATAATCAAATTTAACGATTGACGAATATTAATAATATATATTATTCTATTTTTAGCAACCAAACAGATTCAGACCCTTTGATTCCGGAGAATTCTATGAAATGTAACAATTTTAAATTAATCGGCATTCCGTGGATTGTTTTTCTTACGGTGTTCTTTATTACAAATCCGAATATGGCTTTGAGTCAGGAACAAAGAAGTGTAAAAGTCACCGCACCGGATGATGAGATGCGATCTTCCATCCACTCCGTCGATGGATATGCGTATCTTTCAGACAACATGACCCTCACCGATATCCGTGCCGCTGCCTTTGCAGACGCCAAACGAAAAGCGCTTGAGATGGCCAAGACTTTTATCCAATCCAAAACAAAAGTTGAGGATTTCGTTGTAAAATACGATGTCATCTGGTCGGAAGCCGAAGGTGCGGTTTCGGTCCATGAGCAGAAAGATTTTGGAATCGAGGAAAACAGCCGCTATCATGTCTGGATCAAGGCCGAAATCGAATACAGCCTAAAACCGAAAGGAAAAGAGATTCCTGTTCAGGATCTGGGTCCTGGCGGGCCGTTGACGGTCAAGGTCTGGACATCCAAGAAAACTTATAAAGAAGGTGAAAATATCCAGATATTTATCCAGGGCAACCGAAATTATTATGCCCGCATCGTGAACATATCATCGGACGGTGAGATTATCCAGCTGCTGCCCAACGGGTACCGCCAGATCAACTATTTTGAAGCCGGAAAAGTCTACAAAATCCCTGATCAGGGGGACCTCTTCTCATTGACCGTGAGCCCGCCGTATGGAGAAGATCAGATCGTGGTCTATGCCAGTGAGGTGCCCCTAGGCCAGGTCAATCTGCAGCAAATGGGGCAAGGCCTGTCCCGCTATCAGGGGACCCGCTCCGCTT
This genomic stretch from Desulfobacterales bacterium harbors:
- a CDS encoding DUF4384 domain-containing protein, whose amino-acid sequence is MKCNNFKLIGIPWIVFLTVFFITNPNMALSQEQRSVKVTAPDDEMRSSIHSVDGYAYLSDNMTLTDIRAAAFADAKRKALEMAKTFIQSKTKVEDFVVKYDVIWSEAEGAVSVHEQKDFGIEENSRYHVWIKAEIEYSLKPKGKEIPVQDLGPGGPLTVKVWTSKKTYKEGENIQIFIQGNRNYYARIVNISSDGEIIQLLPNGYRQINYFEAGKVYKIPDQGDLFSLTVSPPYGEDQIVVYASEVPLGQVNLQQMGQGLSRYQGTRSALSATTRGIAVAAASPGNEAGAEFYEASWKIETGEK